TTATGATTTTCCCCATCCAGAGAAAGGAGTAGCTATGCAGAACTTTAATTCCCTCATTAATCATCTCTCCATGAGCTGCAGTCGCTGTATTTGTATAAAATGCAGGAAAGAATATATATCCTATAAGGATAGAAAAAATAAAAGCAATAATACTTAAATATATTTTATTTATAGTTTTTATTTGGAAAATAAGGATGTTAAGCTCCCAATACAGCAATACCTGTAAACCAACTAATATCGGAGATATTAGCATTGCAAATAATATACTGACTGCGTGCATTTAATTTTAACCTGATAATATATTAGAGATATTTATTCTAATTAATTTATGTCTTTAAAACAATAACATAATCTACCTATTTAAGGAGCCATTATGAAAACCCTTGGTATTATTGGTGGGATGTCGCCTGAAAGCACCGTTACCTACTATTCACAAATCAACCGCTTGGTTAATAAAGCTAAAGGCGGAAATCACAGTGCGAAATTGTTGATGGTGAGTGTCGAATTTGAACAAATTGTGCAATGCCAAAAAGCAGGAGATTGGCAAAAAGCGGGGCAAATTCTCGCTGAAGCGGCTCAAGCCTTAGAAAAAATGGGGGCAGACGGTATTCTGTTAGCAACGAATACGATGCATAAAGTAGCGGAACAAATCATTTCTGCCACTCACATTCCTTTTCTACATATTATTGATGCCACTGCACAAGGTATTAAAGCACAAGGCTTGCAGAAAGTGGCTTTGCTTGGCACACGTTTTACGATGCAGGACGATTTTTATCGTAATGGGTTAAATGAACGGGGAATTATTGCCATTGTGCCGAATGAGTCGCAGCAAACCGAAATTCACCGCATTATTTTTGAAGAGCTATGCTTTGGCAAGTTTCTGTCAACATCGAAACAGTATTACTTGGATGTGATTACTGATCTTCAGCGGCAAGGTGCCGAAGGAGTGATTTTAGGTTGTACCGAAATTGGTTTGTTGATTCAGCAAGCCGATCTTACATTGCCATTTTTTGATACATCTATGCTACATTCTCAAATGGCAGCAGAATTCATTTTGAGCGATAAGTAAGTGATTTGTCAATTATAAATGTTATGTAATTGTTATTAAAAATGGAGTGTTTTGAGTATAACCGATTGTTTTATCGGCAAGTAATGGCTAAGTGGATTAAAATCCTAGAATTTTTATGGGAATAATGTAAAACTTGTCAGCCTGTTTTTTTAGTTAATAGGCAAATTTTACATTTATGAATAAGTTTAATCTATGCTACTTGGCAGTGGCGTTATCACTACTGCCCTTTTCTCACGCAGCATTCGCTGAAATTAACCCTCTCACACAAGAGCTACAACGTTTAAAGCACCAAGAACTTGCGGAGGATGCTGAAAAAGCATTGCAAAAAGCGGATAAATTTCTAAATCCCACAGCATCAGAGCCCGTTCCAGCTGAAGAAATTGTTGTGGACGATAAATTACCTAAAATCACTAAGATTAGTGTGGATACGTTAGGTTTACCAATCAACGTCAATTTTCAATCAGTCATTGAACGCTATCAAGGCAGTAATATCAGTAGCCACCAGATTTTTACGATTTCTCGCGTGATTACTGATATGTTGTACCAAGCGGGTTATGTGACCAG
The nucleotide sequence above comes from Pasteurellaceae bacterium Orientalotternb1. Encoded proteins:
- a CDS encoding aspartate/glutamate racemase; the encoded protein is MKTLGIIGGMSPESTVTYYSQINRLVNKAKGGNHSAKLLMVSVEFEQIVQCQKAGDWQKAGQILAEAAQALEKMGADGILLATNTMHKVAEQIISATHIPFLHIIDATAQGIKAQGLQKVALLGTRFTMQDDFYRNGLNERGIIAIVPNESQQTEIHRIIFEELCFGKFLSTSKQYYLDVITDLQRQGAEGVILGCTEIGLLIQQADLTLPFFDTSMLHSQMAAEFILSDK